From the genome of Syngnathus acus chromosome 24, fSynAcu1.2, whole genome shotgun sequence, one region includes:
- the LOC119118010 gene encoding ADP-ribosylation factor 6-like: protein MGKMLSKIFGNKEMRILMLGLDAAGKTTILYKLKLGQSVTTIPTVGFNVETVTYKNVKFNVWDVGGQDKIRPLWRHYYTGTQGLIFVVDCADRDRIDEARQELHRIINDREMRDAIILIFANKQDLADAMKPHEIQEKLGLTRIRDRNWYVQPSCATSGDGLYEGLTWLTSNYKS, encoded by the coding sequence ATGGGGAAAATGCTGTCAAAGATCTTTGGCAACAAGGAGATGAGAATATTGATGCTTGGACTTGACGCCGCGGGCAAGACCACCATCCTGTACAAACTGAAGCTGGGACAGTCGGTCaccaccatccccactgtggGCTTCAACGTGGAGACGGTCACCTACAAGAACGTCAAGTTCAACGTGTGGGACGTGGGCGGCCAGGATAAGATCCGTCCGCTTTGGCGACATTACTACACGGGCACGCAGGGCTTGATCTTTGTGGTGGACTGCGCCGATCGGGACCGCATTGATGAGGCCCGCCAGGAGCTCCACCGTATCATCAACGACCGTGAGATGCGCGATGCCATCATTCTTATTTTCGCCAACAAGCAGGACCTGGCCGATGCCATGAAGCCCCATGAGATCCAGGAGAAGCTGGGCCTGACCCGCATCCGTGACCGCAACTGGTACGTGCAGCCCTCGTGCGCCACATCTGGCGACGGACTCTACGAAGGCCTCACCTGGCTTACCTCAAACTACAAATCTTAA
- the LOC119117835 gene encoding E3 ubiquitin-protein ligase pellino homolog 2, which translates to MNSPKKDGDDDVPVKDSIKYGELVILGYNGSLPSGDRGRRKSRFALYRRAKANGVKPSAVHILNNPQDSKAVHSRGQHSISFTLSRNQTVVVEYCHDNNTDMFQIGRSTESPIDFVVTDTSGGAKEGEDPSIAPSTISRFACRVVCERHPPYTARIYAAGFDSSKNIFLGEKATKWKNPDGHMDGLTTNGVLVMHPEGFPEMPKQGLWREISVCGDVYALRETRSGPSRGKLAEGESSALRDGSLVDLCGATLLWRTGEGLMRAPTLRHLEALRQELNASRPQCPVGLSTLAFPSLPRSHSLEERQPWVYLTCGHVHGRHDWGQRSEVGEEEPLEGEGSATRRECPLCRSVGPYVPLWLGCEPAVYVDAGAPTYAFVPCGHVCSERTTRYWADTPLPHGTHAFRPVCPFCSAALSTPGWTRLIFQGPID; encoded by the exons ATGAATTCGCCGAAAAAGGACGGAGACGATGATGTGCCCGTTAAAGACTCGATTAAATACGGCGAACTGGTCATTTTGGG GTACAATGGCTCTCTTCCGAGCGGGGACCGTGGGCGCCGAAAGAGCCGCTTCGCGTTGTATCGACGCGCCAAGGCCAACGGCGTCAAGCCCAGCGCCGTACACATCCTCAACAACCCGCAGGACAGCAAG GCTGTGCACAGCAGGGGGCAGCACAGCATCTCCTTCACGCTGTCCCGCAACCAGACAGTGGTAGTGGAGTattgccatgacaacaacaCTGATATGTTCCAG ATTGGGCGATCCACAGAGAGTCCCATTGACTTTGTGGTGACGGACACCTCCGGGGGGGCAAAGGAGGGCGAGGACCCCTCCATTGCCCCCAGCACCATCTCACGTTTTGCCTGCCGCGTGGTGTGCGAGCGCCACCCACCCTACACGGCGCGCATCTACGCCGCTGGCTTTGACTCCTCCAAAAACATCTTCTTAGGG GAGAAGGCGACTAAGTGGAAGAACCCGGACGGCCACATGGACGGACTGACCACCAACGGCGTGCTGGTCATGCACCCCGAGGGATTTCCTGAGATGCCCAAGCAGGGTTTGTGGCGGGAGATCTCTGTGTGCGGCGACGTCTACGCCTTGCGGGAGACTCGTTCCGGGCCGAGCCGAGGCAAACTG GCAGAAGGCGAGAGTAGCGCGCTGCGCGACGGCTCATTGGTAGACCTGTGCGGCGCCACCTTGCTGTGGCGCACGGGCGAGGGTCTCATGCGTGCTCCCACCTTGCGCCACCTGGAAGCGCTTCGCCAGGAGCTGAATGCATCGCGGCCGCAGTGTCCCGTGGGCCTCAGCACACTTGCCTTCCCCAGCCTCCCGCGCAGTCACAG CCTTGAAGAACGTCAGCCCTGGGTCTACCTCACGTGCGGCCATGTCCACGGACGCCACGACTGGGGCCAAAGGTCCGAGGTGGGCGAGGAGGAGCCCTTAGAGGGCGAGGGCTCTGCCACGCGGCGGGAATGCCCGCTGTGCCGCAGCGTAGGCCCCTACGTGCCACTGTGGCTGGGCTGCGAGCCGGCCGTGTACGTGGATGCCGGCGCCCCCACGTATGCCTTTGTGCCCTGCGGCCACGTGTGCTCAGAGAGGACAACCAGGTATTGGGCGGACACCCCGTTGCCGCACGGGACGCACGCCTTCAGACCCGTGTGCCCCTTCTGTTCCGCCGCCCTTAGCACCCCCGGGTGGACGCGGCTCATCTTCCAGGGTCCCATCGACTAG